From one Culex quinquefasciatus strain JHB chromosome 3, VPISU_Cqui_1.0_pri_paternal, whole genome shotgun sequence genomic stretch:
- the LOC6039811 gene encoding SAP domain-containing ribonucleoprotein encodes MSDHDVSKMKVADLKKELKNRGLSTLGNKNELVDRLQGALIDGGDPLEESDLLEDDELNDDILEEEEDKHADVTAEEDQMLKSPTPSEASKSESPEQLSKSTEQLHETKKDEENSSTAAAAAPQKKVALKRNISISVPTPAAVTVPAAATEESKKDGDDENGTDQKSDEPEKKVVKLTQLTALERLEMRAKKFGAAAPVSESKLQARAARFGLDSESKTTPAGTMTATTTSSLEALKKRAERFGVSVSDKLTKIDQQEKLQKRQERFAGTAAAAPAAAVTTTEAGSTVAVTTPKLTATGKVAITANSSSSSSKTDYAERARLRLERFKNTA; translated from the exons ATGAGCGATCACGACGTTTCGAAAATGAAG GTTGCGGATCTCAAGAAAGAGCTGAAGAACCGAGGCCTCAGCACGCTGGGGAACAAGAACGAGCTGGTGGACCGTCTGCAGGGGGCACTGATTG ACGGTGGTGATCCGCTGGAGGAATCGGATTTGTTGGAAGATGACGAGCTAAACGACGACAtcctggaggaggaggaggataaACACGCGGACGTAACGGCCGAAGAGGACCAGATGCTCAAGTCTCCCACGCCCAGTGAAGCTTCCAAGTCGGAATCGCCCGAACAGTTGAGCAAATCTACCGAACAGCTGCACGAAACCAAGAAAGATGAAGAAAATTCGTCGACCGCAGCGGCGGCCGCTCCCCAGAAGAAGGTAGCCCTGAAGCGTAATATATCGATTTCGGTGCCAACTCCGGCCGCGGTGACCGTCCCGGCAGCCGCCACTGAAGAGTCCAAAAAAGACGGCgacgacgaaaacggaacggaCCAAAAGTCGGACGAACCGGAGAAGAAAGTTGTCAAGCTGACCCAGTTGACGGCTCTGGAAAGGCTTGAAATGCGTGCCAAGAAATTTGGAGCGGCCGCCCCTGTATCGGAGTCGAAACTCCAAGCCAGGGCGGCCCGCTTTGGGCTGGATTCCGAGTCCAAGACCACTCCAGCAGGAACTATGACCGCGACGACGACCTCTAGCCTGGAAGCACTTAAGAAGCGTGCCGAACGATTCGGCGTCTCCGTTTCGGACAAACTCACCAAGATCGATCAGCAGGAAAAGCTTCAGAAGCGCCAGGAACGATTCGCTggaacggcagcagcagcaccggcAGCCGCGGTGACCACCACCGAGGCCGGCAGCACCGTTGCCGTTACCACGCCGAAGCTGACCGCCACGGGCAAGGTGGCCATTACCGCAAACAGCAGCAGCTCCAGCTCGAAAACCGACTACGCCGAACGGGCTCGCCTCCGGCTGGAGAGATTCAAAAACACGGCTTAA
- the LOC6039809 gene encoding pre-mRNA 3' end processing protein WDR33: MEFSQPPPDPMAGPNFANPPPTTRILSYQGPQQQQKQHGFYHHRPYHHFNGFRGGPPMTQDDFDGKRLRKSVMRKTVDYNASIIKALETRTWQRDYRDRRALQPESIYLPEMLPPPSYMDNPINAVTTRFVKTATNKMRCPIFTLAWTPEGRRLVTGASSGEFTLWNGLTFNFETILQAHDVSVRTMVWSHNDNWMVTGDHSGFVKYWQSNMNNVKMFQAHKEPIRGISFSPTDSKFASCSDDGTVRVWDFYRCQEERVLRGHGADVKCVHWHPQKALIVSGSKDNQQPIKLWDPKSGQALATLHAHKSTVMDLRWNDNGNWLVTASRDHLLKLFDLRNLSEEVQVFRGHKKEASAVSWHPVHEGLFASGGSDGSILFWNVGTDKEVGGIDNAHESIVWTLAWHPLGHILCSGSNDHTIKFWTRNRPGDQMRDKYNLNTLPASLAGLDECELDDHVAIPGMGPEDKIDMADSLGTNNNGVIPGLDFANVTNFNDKMREKKIPYSKPIPRNFQAQWNEANKYDDHHVASDEIKDVISQIVESNPGVAPLKKMAPSAIIVYDRVIQVQPGSELESVTLEGPEALNRYIIMGRIPELHDMIPPITDDEILQIEQNGLDIFASRAKLDIDPTFIYNKTTKIEPTEPPEATEPLLSSTSLMKRRTPPPTAPDPTAGIPSLLQLDINPPPDVRFNTDELEDEIALRNSKKGREREKQKEKERREQQEEMKLWAEQNECNWDDDGGGLGGGDDRPTFKSRDRSPIDSHNSNSNGNWSTYDRDTGGDTLATGGSYHSADNSRDNANSRDGSGFGGNNFGSNFNQGGAGGFGNTFSGGPNSFNQPPNNRPNSYNSGPPTNFGQGPNSFSQGPPYGQAPPNFNGPPPNFNAGGPPPNFSSGPPVNFPPGNFNSAPPGNFGNFNSGPPPPPPNNYNNNNFNNGGGGGGGNNYGGPDHGGNDDWNRGGGRGGGGRNNMRGGGRGNQRGGGGFRGGNRRN, encoded by the exons ACTCGCACCTGGCAACGCGACTACCGGGACCGGCGTGCCCTGCAACCGGAGAGCATCTACCTGCCGGAGATGTTGCCACCGCCGAGCTACATGGACAATCCCATCAACGCCGTCACGACGCGCTTCGTCAAAACGGCCACCAACAAAATGCGCTGCCCGATCTTCACCCTGGCGTGGACTCCGGAGGGCCGCCGTCTGGTGACCGGTGCCAGCTCCGGCGAGTTTACCCTCTGGAACGGGCTCACCTTCAACTTTGAGACGATCTTACAG GCTCACGACGTGTCCGTGCGGACCATGGTTTGGTCGCACAACGACAACTGGATGGTGACGGGCGACCACAGCGGCTTCGTCAAGTATTGGCAGTCCAACATGAACAACGTCAAGATGTTCCAGGCCCACAAGGAGCCGATCCGTGGAATCAG CTTCAGCCCAACGGATTCAAAGTTTGCCAGCTGCAGCGACGACGGAACGGTGCGCGTTTGGGACTTTTACCGGTGCCAGGAGGAGCGCGTCCTCCGAG GTCACGGTGCGGACGTCAAGTGTGTCCACTGGCACCCCCAGAAGGCGCTGATCGTGTCCGGCAGCAAGGACAACCAGCAGCCCATCAAGCTGTGGGACCCCAAAAGTGGCCAAgcactggcaacact GCACGCCCACAAGTCGACCGTGATGGACCTCCGGTGGAACGACAACGGCAACTGGCTCGTGACGGCCTCGCGTGACCATCTGTTGAAGCTGTTCGATCTGCGGAACCTTAGCGAGGAGGTGCAGGTGTTTCGCGGTCACAAGAAGGAAGCGAGCGCCGTGTCGTGGCATCCCGTGCACGAGGGTCTGTTCGCGTCGGGTGGTTCGGACGGGTCGATTCTGTTTTGGAATGTTGG CACGGACAAGGAGGTCGGAGGAATCGACAACGCGCACGAAAGTATAGTGTGGACGTTGGCGTGGCACCCGTTGGGCCACATTCTGTGCTCCGGGTCGAACGACCACACGATCAAGTTCTGGACGAGGAATCGGCCGGGTGACCAGATGAGGGACAAGTACAATCTCAACACGCTGCCGGCGAGTTTGGCCGGGTTGGACGAGTGTGAGCTGGATGACCACGTGGCCATTCCGGGCATGGGACCTGAGGATAAGATCGACATGGCCGACAGCTTGGGAACGAACAACAACGGGGTCATTCCGGGGTTGGACTTTGCCAACGTGACCAACTTTAACGATAAAATGCGCGAGAAGAAGATTCCGTACAGCAAACCGATTCCGCGAAACTTCCAGGCCCAGTGGAACGAGGCCAACAAGTACGATGATCACCACGTGGCATCGGACGAGATCAAGGACGTGATATCGCAGATCGTGGAAAGCAATCCGGGTGTGGCGCCGCTCAAGAAGATGGCCCCGTCGGCGATCATCGTGTACGACCGGGTGATACAGGTGCAAC CGGGATCTGAGCTGGAATCCGTGACGCTGGAGGGACCGGAAGCGCTCAACCGGTACATCATCATGGGTCGCATACCGGAGCTGCACGACATGATCCCACCGATCACCGACGATGAAATTCTCCAGATCGAGCAGAACGGGTTGGATATTTTCGCGAGCCGGGCCAAGCTGGACATCGATCCGACCTTCATCTACAACAAAACCACCAAGATTGAACCGACGGAACCGCCGGAAGCTACCGAACCCCTACTTTCGTCCACATCGCTAATGAAACGGCGAACTCCACCGCCAACAGCGCCCGATCCAACGGCGGGCATTCCCTCGTTGCTTCAGCTGGACATTAACCCGCCTCCGGACGTACGGTTCAACACGGATGAACTGGAGGACGAAATCGCCCTGCGGAACAGCAAAAAGGGTCGCGAGCGGGAAAAGCAAAAAGAGAAGGAACGTCGCGAGCAGCAGGAAGAGATGAAACTTTGGGCCGAGCAGAACGAGTGCAACTGGGACGACGATGGTGGTGGCCTCGGCGGTGGCGACGACAGACCCACGTTCAAGTCTCGGGACCGATCACCGATCGACAGccacaacagcaacagcaatgGCAACTGGTCGACGTACGATCGCGACACCGGCGGAGACACGCTGGCCACCGGCGGCAGTTACCACAGCGCGGACAACAGCCGCGACAACGCCAACAGTCGGGACGGGTCCGGCTTCGGCGGCAACAACTTTGGCAGCAACTTCAACCAAGGCGGCGCCGGCGGCTTCGGTAACACCTTTAGCGGTGGTCCCAACAGCTTCAACCAACCACCAAACAACCGGCCAAACAGTTACAATTCCGGACCGCCCACCAACTTTGGCCAAGGTCCCAACAGCTTCAGCCAAGGTCCGCCCTACGGTCAAGCACCGCCCAACTTCAACGGACCACCGCCAAACTTCAACGCCGGTGGTCCACCGCCCAACTTCAGTTCCGGACCGCCGGTCAACTTCCCGCCCGGCAACTTCAACTCGGCACCGCCCGGAAATTTCGGCAACTTCAACTCCGGACCTCCACCTCCGCCGCCAAAtaactacaacaacaacaacttcaacaacggtggtggtggtggcggcgggaACAATTACGGTGGTCCGGATCACGGCGGAAACGACGATTGGAACAGGGGGGGAGGTCGTGGCGGCGGTGGTAGGAATAACATGCGAGGGGGTGGGCGCGGTAATCAGCGTGGTGGTGGGGGCTTCCGAGGGGGCAATCGGCGGAACTAA